In Phycisphaerae bacterium, the following proteins share a genomic window:
- a CDS encoding potassium transporter TrkG has translation MSSHEKNKLEGIVNYFCRIHPVRHVVLGYLAYILIGWALLCLPFMQRSGSIAHCLDHLFISTSAVSTTGLVTVSISGTYNLLGQIIVLVLIQLGGIGYMTFGSFIFLARSKPLSKIRMDVANAVFTLPESFKVYKFIKSVITFTALIETTGAVLLYIILKNKGVDNALWSAIFHSVSSFCTAGFSLYDNSFENFSADFSLNIVIAALSYLGAVGFIVFVDVWRKLQGKIERVTLTTKIILWATFYISIIGTFIFFITEPSIRLLPADKRLLASFFQTMTAMTTVGFNTIPVGAISRASLLLLTTLMVIGASPSGTGGGLKSTTFSALWGLVKSTLKGQKEVSFWGRIVPEYRVRLACATLCFYVTFLLIGTYFLSLCDDALDFEKLLFEAASALGTVGLSTGITSSVTTISKVILISLMYAGRLGPLTFGLSMFVGQHGKTPSGQKQPDDLVI, from the coding sequence ATGAGCTCTCACGAAAAGAATAAACTTGAAGGCATCGTAAATTATTTTTGCAGAATACATCCGGTCAGGCACGTCGTACTGGGTTATTTGGCATATATTCTTATCGGCTGGGCGCTGCTTTGTCTCCCCTTTATGCAGCGGTCGGGCAGTATCGCCCATTGTCTTGACCATTTGTTTATTTCCACCTCGGCAGTTTCAACAACAGGATTAGTTACTGTTAGCATATCTGGGACGTATAACCTTTTGGGACAGATTATAGTGTTAGTTCTGATTCAGCTCGGCGGAATCGGTTATATGACTTTTGGCTCGTTTATCTTTCTGGCTCGGAGTAAACCATTGAGTAAAATTCGTATGGATGTAGCCAATGCGGTCTTTACTTTGCCGGAGTCGTTTAAAGTTTATAAATTCATCAAAAGTGTTATTACTTTTACTGCTCTTATTGAAACCACAGGAGCTGTTCTTCTTTATATAATCTTAAAAAATAAAGGCGTGGATAACGCCCTGTGGTCAGCGATATTTCATAGCGTCTCTTCCTTTTGCACCGCAGGATTTAGTCTGTATGACAACAGCTTTGAGAATTTCTCCGCTGATTTCAGCTTGAACATTGTTATTGCGGCACTGAGTTACCTCGGAGCGGTAGGGTTCATAGTTTTTGTGGACGTATGGCGCAAACTACAAGGCAAAATCGAACGCGTTACCCTAACAACAAAAATTATTCTCTGGGCGACTTTTTACATAAGTATTATCGGCACGTTTATTTTCTTTATAACAGAGCCGTCTATACGACTATTACCTGCCGACAAACGTCTGCTGGCATCGTTTTTCCAGACGATGACTGCAATGACTACAGTAGGGTTTAACACGATACCTGTCGGTGCTATATCGCGGGCCTCTCTTTTACTGCTTACAACCCTTATGGTAATCGGTGCCTCTCCTTCTGGCACAGGCGGCGGATTGAAATCTACCACCTTCTCTGCGCTATGGGGACTTGTAAAAAGTACCCTCAAGGGACAAAAGGAAGTGTCCTTCTGGGGACGGATTGTTCCTGAGTACCGTGTACGGCTGGCTTGCGCGACACTGTGCTTTTATGTAACCTTCTTATTAATAGGAACGTATTTTTTGTCGTTGTGTGACGATGCTTTGGATTTTGAGAAACTGTTGTTTGAAGCAGCCTCAGCTCTGGGAACTGTCGGGCTCAGCACGGGAATTACTTCCTCTGTCACGACTATATCCAAAGTCATCCTTATCAGCCTAATGTATGCCGGCCGACTGGGACCGTTAACATTCGGATTGTCCATGTTTGTCGGCCAGCACGGAAAAACACCGTCAGGGCAAAAACAGCCGGACGACCTGGTGATTTGA
- the argJ gene encoding bifunctional glutamate N-acetyltransferase/amino-acid acetyltransferase ArgJ codes for MANNTITAPKGFLATGVKCGIKKSGNHDLGLIVCPASAKAAAVFTTNKITSAAVEVSRRHVKSADIYAVVVNSGNANACTGQTGVKNAVKMCSETAGYLVVDPHEVLVASTGIIGEQLPMKAVSAGITDAIGELWDSAVAGLDFTKAIMTTDTKPKTACRRITIQGKKVTIAGTVKGAGMIAPNMATTLCFITTDVAITKPLLAKAIRLAIGDSLNKLTVDGHQSTNDTAIILASGIAGNTLIAKQGPGYKKFAKSLVDLCQDLARQMALDAEGATRMFKVVIEGAATKADAAKAARAVANYDLVKCAIHGGDPNWGRIICAVGSSWVKLNPKKLSCTIGNIIVFKNGRPVEFSPKKVSKVISRKEHTITVDLGAGKCSDFCYGCDLSKGYVTINADYHT; via the coding sequence ATGGCAAATAATACAATTACGGCACCGAAGGGATTTTTGGCAACAGGGGTGAAGTGCGGGATAAAGAAGTCGGGCAATCACGATTTGGGACTGATTGTCTGTCCAGCCAGTGCAAAGGCGGCGGCGGTCTTTACGACCAACAAAATCACCTCGGCGGCGGTTGAGGTCAGCAGACGTCACGTTAAAAGCGCAGATATCTATGCAGTAGTTGTTAATTCCGGTAATGCAAACGCCTGCACCGGCCAAACGGGAGTTAAAAATGCGGTCAAGATGTGCTCCGAAACGGCGGGCTATCTTGTGGTTGACCCACACGAGGTCCTCGTTGCCTCGACAGGCATTATTGGCGAGCAGCTGCCGATGAAGGCCGTCTCCGCCGGCATTACAGATGCGATAGGGGAGCTTTGGGATTCCGCTGTCGCGGGACTGGATTTCACCAAGGCAATTATGACCACCGACACCAAACCCAAGACGGCTTGTCGGCGAATTACAATACAGGGTAAAAAAGTTACGATAGCAGGGACGGTCAAAGGGGCAGGTATGATTGCGCCGAATATGGCAACGACACTTTGCTTTATCACTACCGATGTGGCAATAACAAAGCCGCTTTTGGCAAAGGCAATTAGACTTGCTATCGGCGATTCGCTGAACAAGCTGACTGTCGATGGTCATCAAAGCACCAACGATACGGCGATAATTCTTGCTTCCGGTATAGCTGGCAATACGCTGATTGCTAAGCAGGGGCCTGGGTATAAGAAATTCGCCAAATCGCTTGTCGATTTGTGCCAGGACCTTGCCCGGCAGATGGCGCTCGATGCAGAAGGCGCGACGCGGATGTTCAAGGTCGTTATCGAAGGCGCCGCGACAAAAGCCGACGCCGCCAAGGCGGCACGGGCGGTAGCGAATTATGACCTTGTAAAATGCGCGATTCACGGCGGCGACCCGAACTGGGGAAGAATTATCTGCGCGGTCGGCTCTTCCTGGGTTAAGCTGAATCCGAAGAAGCTGTCCTGCACTATCGGGAATATTATAGTTTTTAAGAATGGTCGGCCTGTGGAATTCAGCCCGAAAAAAGTCTCTAAAGTTATATCGCGGAAAGAACATACAATTACGGTGGATTTGGGGGCTGGAAAATGCAGCGACTTCTGCTACGGCTGCGACCTGAGCAAAGGTTATGTAACAATTAACGCTGATTATCATACGTAA